From one Novosphingobium sp. genomic stretch:
- a CDS encoding XrtA/PEP-CTERM system exopolysaccharide export protein gives MPSKTAVHTIAGAALASLTLSGCAGDGTAARLPPANFVAHQEGPGEDYIIGPMDELTVFVWRNPELGSKVQVRPDGRITTPLITDMPAVGKTPSMLAQDIQLQLSQYIQDPLVSVIVTRFAGTFSEQIRIVGATGKPASLPYRANMTILDAMIAVGGLSEYASGNRAKLIRYDKASGHQKEFALRLGDLLKKGDSKANVMLMPGDVIIIPESMF, from the coding sequence ATGCCGAGCAAGACAGCCGTTCACACCATCGCCGGCGCGGCTCTCGCCAGCCTGACCCTGAGCGGTTGCGCGGGCGACGGCACGGCGGCGCGGCTGCCCCCGGCCAATTTCGTGGCGCATCAGGAAGGCCCCGGCGAGGACTATATCATCGGGCCCATGGATGAGCTGACGGTCTTCGTCTGGCGCAACCCCGAGCTGGGCTCCAAGGTGCAGGTGCGGCCCGACGGGCGGATCACCACGCCGCTCATCACCGATATGCCCGCTGTCGGCAAAACGCCCAGCATGCTGGCGCAGGATATTCAGCTCCAGCTCTCGCAATACATTCAGGATCCGCTGGTTTCGGTGATCGTCACGCGCTTCGCGGGCACGTTTTCCGAGCAAATCCGCATCGTTGGCGCCACCGGCAAGCCTGCCTCGCTGCCCTATCGCGCGAATATGACCATTCTCGACGCGATGATTGCGGTGGGCGGCCTCTCCGAATATGCTTCGGGCAACCGTGCCAAGCTGATCCGTTACGACAAGGCCAGTGGCCATCAGAAGGAATTTGCGCTGCGTCTGGGCGATCTGCTCAAAAAGGGTGACAGCAAGGCCAATGTGATGCTGATGCCCGGGGATGTGATCATCATCCCCGAAAGCATGTTCTGA
- a CDS encoding pyridoxal-dependent decarboxylase, exosortase A system-associated, protein MKPLGPIPAGFAARDGVLAVDGIKVTELIAQAGATPAFVYSSGMIRARVAALRAAMPEALALHYAVKANPFAPLLRLMGTLVDGFDIASGGELGMAREAGLDPSLISFAGPGKRDIELQAAIMQGVTLNLESAAEARRALTIAEKLGKVPRLAIRVNPDFDLRGSGMKMGGGAKPFGIDTDKVPALAREIVAAGAEWRGFHIFAGSQSLDGAAIAETQGQVLDLAVQLAQQADVPLPHLNIGGGLGIPYFNGDSPLDLAPIGAALGERLSNRPDVLKDTQLAMEMGRFLTGEAGVYLTTILDRKESHGDIFLVTDGGLHHQLAASGNFGTVVRRNYPVAIATRFDAEPEEEASVVGCLCTPLDRLADKGHFPKADAGDVVAVFCAGAYGASASPSAFLGQGPAREMLI, encoded by the coding sequence ATGAAGCCGCTCGGCCCCATTCCCGCAGGCTTTGCCGCGCGCGATGGCGTGCTGGCGGTGGACGGCATCAAGGTCACCGAACTGATCGCCCAGGCGGGGGCGACGCCTGCCTTCGTCTATTCCTCCGGCATGATCCGGGCGCGGGTGGCCGCCTTGCGCGCCGCCATGCCCGAAGCTCTGGCGCTGCATTATGCGGTGAAAGCCAACCCCTTCGCGCCGCTGCTGCGCCTGATGGGCACGCTGGTCGACGGTTTCGACATCGCCAGCGGCGGCGAACTGGGCATGGCGCGTGAGGCCGGACTCGATCCCTCGCTGATCAGCTTTGCCGGGCCGGGCAAGCGCGATATCGAGCTGCAGGCGGCGATCATGCAGGGCGTGACGCTCAACCTTGAATCCGCCGCCGAAGCCCGCCGCGCGCTCACCATCGCCGAGAAGCTGGGCAAGGTCCCGCGCCTCGCCATCCGCGTGAACCCCGATTTCGACCTGCGCGGCAGCGGCATGAAGATGGGCGGCGGCGCCAAACCCTTCGGCATCGACACCGACAAGGTCCCCGCTCTGGCGCGCGAGATTGTCGCGGCAGGGGCGGAGTGGCGCGGTTTCCATATTTTTGCCGGATCGCAGTCGCTCGATGGCGCGGCGATTGCCGAAACGCAGGGGCAGGTGCTCGATCTGGCCGTCCAACTGGCACAGCAGGCCGATGTCCCTCTGCCGCATCTCAACATCGGCGGTGGCCTTGGCATTCCCTATTTCAACGGCGATTCGCCGCTGGATCTGGCTCCTATCGGCGCGGCACTGGGCGAACGCCTGTCCAACCGCCCCGATGTCCTGAAAGACACGCAACTCGCCATGGAAATGGGCCGTTTCCTCACCGGAGAGGCGGGGGTCTATCTCACCACCATACTCGACCGCAAGGAAAGCCACGGCGACATCTTCCTCGTCACCGATGGCGGCTTGCATCACCAACTGGCCGCCAGCGGCAATTTCGGCACGGTGGTGCGGCGCAACTATCCCGTCGCCATCGCCACCCGCTTCGATGCCGAGCCCGAGGAAGAGGCCAGCGTGGTGGGCTGCCTGTGCACCCCGCTCGACCGGCTGGCCGACAAGGGCCATTTCCCCAAAGCCGACGCGGGCGATGTGGTCGCGGTGTTCTGCGCCGGGGCTTACGGCGCCTCTGCCAGCCCCTCGGCCTTTCTCGGGCAGGGGCCCGCGCGCGAAATGCTGATCTGA
- a CDS encoding acyl-CoA ligase (AMP-forming), exosortase A system-associated codes for MPYSSDVTGQSAEITALPLDHLALRGEDDAPALVLRSGVLSWQDLRTRVARLAGWLRYRLGEEAFSGQHGPRVASWAAKGELTCLLPLAAARAGCIHVSINPLLKRAQVAHILADSGAVLLIGTPARLATLEPGDVPDGCAMLEEAEALTLAESAGPLPPSEADPHALTAILYTSGSTGRPKGVMLSHANLWLGAESVAHYLGLQADDRALAVMPLSFDYGQNQLLSHWYVGGSAAPLDYLTPRDVVKAVERHNITTLGCVPPLWVQLTEVEWPSETAAKLRRLTNTGGALTVDLVRRMRGLFPDARLFAMYGLTEAFRSTYLDPALIDTHPTSMGKAIPHAEILVVNDAGQIAADNEEGELVHTGPLVAQGYWRDAERTAERYRPAPEGSVYGGMAVWSGDRVRRDADGLLYFVGRRDAMIKSSGNRISPQELEDAALATGLVAEVVALGLPDVRLGQAVHLVVRAAPGAEDAETLLPKRLAADLPNFMQPKAIHWKDTMPIGPNGKLDRTGLFEEIRAGLEAQA; via the coding sequence ATGCCTTATTCCAGCGATGTTACCGGTCAAAGCGCCGAAATTACGGCCCTTCCACTCGATCACCTCGCTTTGCGGGGCGAGGATGACGCCCCCGCGCTGGTGCTGCGCAGCGGTGTGCTTAGCTGGCAGGACTTAAGAACGCGTGTCGCTCGCCTTGCCGGTTGGTTAAGATATCGGCTGGGGGAAGAGGCCTTTAGCGGGCAGCACGGCCCCCGCGTGGCCAGTTGGGCCGCCAAGGGCGAGCTGACCTGCCTGCTGCCTCTGGCGGCGGCGCGGGCCGGGTGCATTCATGTGTCGATCAATCCGCTGCTGAAACGGGCGCAGGTGGCGCATATTCTGGCCGACAGCGGGGCGGTGCTGCTGATCGGCACGCCCGCGCGCTTGGCCACGCTGGAGCCGGGCGATGTGCCTGATGGCTGCGCCATGCTGGAGGAGGCCGAGGCGCTGACTCTGGCGGAAAGTGCCGGGCCTCTGCCGCCCTCGGAGGCTGATCCTCATGCCCTGACGGCGATCCTCTACACGAGCGGCTCGACCGGGCGGCCCAAGGGGGTGATGCTGTCTCACGCCAATCTGTGGCTGGGGGCGGAAAGCGTTGCGCATTATCTGGGCCTTCAGGCCGATGATCGCGCTCTGGCGGTGATGCCGCTCAGCTTCGATTATGGGCAGAACCAGTTGCTGTCGCACTGGTATGTGGGGGGCAGCGCCGCGCCGCTCGATTACCTGACCCCGCGCGATGTGGTGAAGGCCGTCGAGCGCCACAACATCACCACGCTGGGCTGCGTGCCGCCCTTGTGGGTGCAACTGACCGAAGTGGAATGGCCGAGCGAAACCGCCGCGAAACTGCGCCGCCTGACCAACACCGGCGGGGCGCTGACGGTCGATCTGGTGCGGCGGATGCGCGGGCTGTTCCCTGATGCGCGCCTCTTCGCCATGTATGGCCTGACCGAGGCCTTCCGCTCGACCTATCTCGACCCCGCGCTGATCGACACGCACCCCACCAGCATGGGCAAGGCCATCCCTCATGCCGAAATTCTGGTGGTGAACGATGCGGGCCAGATCGCTGCCGACAATGAGGAAGGCGAACTGGTCCACACCGGGCCTTTGGTGGCGCAGGGCTATTGGCGCGACGCAGAGCGCACCGCCGAACGCTATCGCCCCGCACCCGAAGGCAGCGTCTATGGCGGCATGGCGGTCTGGTCGGGCGACCGGGTGAGGCGCGATGCTGACGGGCTGCTCTATTTCGTGGGCCGCCGCGATGCGATGATCAAATCCTCGGGCAACCGCATCTCGCCGCAGGAGCTGGAGGATGCGGCGCTGGCCACCGGCCTTGTGGCCGAGGTCGTCGCGCTGGGCCTGCCCGATGTGCGGCTGGGTCAGGCGGTGCATCTGGTGGTGCGCGCCGCGCCCGGCGCCGAAGATGCCGAAACGCTGCTGCCCAAACGGCTCGCCGCCGATCTGCCCAATTTCATGCAACCCAAAGCGATCCACTGGAAAGACACCATGCCCATCGGCCCCAATGGCAAACTCGACCGCACCGGGCTCTTTGAAGAGATTCGCGCCGGTCTGGAGGCACAAGCATGA
- a CDS encoding GNAT family N-acetyltransferase: MISLAYHADLKEVQRDCALADALAHAAGSEAGVAGPFDRLGWWVALQEECAVAPILAVARQGDQLAALPLAHGDNALTGLANWYTFRLRALLTPGADAPALLKALARELKHRGSRLTLSHIPEEQIHLLADAFRAAGWAVRATPCDINHWLDVAGRSYADYLAARPGPLRTTLKRKAKKVACEIHRQLSDAIWADYEAIYAASWKGEEGSMPFLHRFAREEAQAGRLRLGIARAEGKPVAAQLWTVEAGTAFIHKLAYIEEAKPLSPGTSLSAALFQTVIDEDKVRFIDFGTGDDPYKRDWMEQQRHRWQLQAIDPRAVSQWGALGRMLASTLVARLKR; this comes from the coding sequence GTGATCTCGCTGGCTTATCACGCCGATCTTAAGGAAGTTCAACGCGATTGCGCGCTGGCGGATGCTTTGGCGCATGCGGCGGGCAGCGAAGCGGGCGTGGCCGGGCCCTTCGACCGGCTCGGCTGGTGGGTGGCTCTGCAGGAGGAATGCGCTGTCGCGCCGATTCTGGCGGTGGCGCGGCAAGGGGATCAACTGGCCGCCTTGCCCCTCGCCCATGGCGACAACGCCCTGACAGGCCTCGCCAACTGGTACACCTTCCGTCTGCGCGCCTTGCTGACGCCGGGCGCCGATGCCCCTGCCCTGCTGAAAGCTCTGGCCCGCGAGTTGAAGCATCGCGGCAGCCGCCTGACCCTCTCGCACATCCCCGAAGAGCAGATCCACCTGCTGGCAGACGCCTTCCGCGCTGCCGGTTGGGCCGTGCGCGCCACACCCTGCGACATCAACCACTGGCTCGATGTGGCGGGGCGCTCCTATGCCGATTACCTCGCCGCGCGCCCCGGCCCCTTGCGCACCACGCTGAAGCGCAAGGCCAAGAAGGTCGCCTGCGAAATCCACCGCCAGCTCTCCGACGCCATCTGGGCCGATTACGAGGCAATCTACGCCGCAAGCTGGAAAGGCGAGGAAGGCTCCATGCCTTTCCTGCACCGCTTCGCCCGCGAGGAGGCCCAGGCCGGCCGCCTGCGCCTTGGCATCGCCCGCGCGGAGGGCAAGCCTGTCGCGGCGCAACTCTGGACGGTCGAGGCGGGCACCGCCTTCATCCACAAGCTGGCCTATATCGAGGAGGCCAAGCCGCTCTCGCCGGGCACCAGCCTGTCGGCCGCGCTGTTCCAGACGGTGATCGACGAGGACAAGGTGCGCTTCATCGACTTCGGCACGGGCGATGATCCCTACAAGCGCGACTGGATGGAGCAGCAGCGCCACCGCTGGCAGTTGCAGGCCATCGACCCGCGCGCGGTCAGCCAATGGGGCGCTCTGGGGCGGATGCTGGCTTCGACCTTGGTCGCAAGGTTGAAACGGTAG
- a CDS encoding acyl carrier protein, with the protein MSKDIDLTLRQILGDVLGLKPAQVEALNEDSGLFGHLPELDSMAVAGLLTEIEDRLDIVIEDDEVDGDLLADYGALLRFVKGKVTA; encoded by the coding sequence ATGAGCAAGGATATCGACCTTACATTGCGCCAGATTCTCGGCGATGTGCTGGGCCTCAAGCCCGCGCAGGTGGAGGCGTTGAATGAAGACAGCGGTCTGTTCGGCCATCTGCCCGAACTCGATTCCATGGCTGTCGCCGGCCTGCTGACCGAGATCGAGGACCGGCTGGACATCGTGATCGAGGATGATGAGGTCGATGGCGACCTGCTGGCCGATTACGGCGCGCTGCTGCGCTTCGTGAAGGGCAAAGTCACGGCCTGA
- a CDS encoding hydrolase 1, exosortase A system-associated translates to MIRQHLTIRCEGSAMGATLDGSLEGAKAALLIVSGGNEIRSGAWEGQAWLAAEVAAKGIPVLRFDRRGVGDSEGTNATYRGSAPDIAAALGWLRKQAPQARIAALGNCDAASALMLGAGCGADALILSNPWTIEGEDENASAEARADAQVSSLRAHYRARLANPAALLRLLSGKVSLRSLFGSLMALARPRAPSAPDGLAQRMASGLARFSGPVSILIAGRDRTAQTFLGCWDGKDERIARCEGATHSFVEADAREWLVGQVLKGI, encoded by the coding sequence ATGATCCGCCAGCACCTCACCATCCGCTGCGAAGGCAGCGCCATGGGCGCCACGCTGGACGGCTCGCTGGAGGGCGCGAAAGCCGCTCTGCTGATCGTCTCGGGCGGCAATGAAATCCGCAGCGGCGCATGGGAAGGCCAGGCCTGGCTGGCGGCGGAAGTGGCCGCCAAAGGCATCCCCGTCCTGCGCTTCGACCGCCGCGGCGTGGGCGACAGCGAGGGCACCAACGCCACCTATCGCGGCTCGGCCCCCGATATCGCCGCCGCGCTGGGCTGGCTGCGCAAGCAGGCCCCGCAGGCCCGCATCGCCGCCCTCGGTAATTGCGACGCCGCCAGCGCGCTGATGCTGGGCGCCGGATGCGGCGCCGACGCCCTGATCCTCTCCAACCCCTGGACCATCGAGGGCGAGGACGAGAACGCCAGCGCCGAAGCCCGCGCCGACGCGCAAGTCTCCAGCCTGCGCGCCCATTACCGCGCCCGCCTCGCCAATCCCGCCGCGCTGCTTCGCCTGCTGAGCGGCAAGGTCTCACTGCGCAGCCTGTTCGGCAGCCTGATGGCGCTGGCCCGCCCGCGTGCGCCCTCTGCGCCCGACGGGCTGGCGCAGCGTATGGCATCCGGTCTGGCGCGCTTCTCCGGCCCGGTGTCGATCCTGATCGCCGGGCGGGACCGGACGGCTCAGACGTTTCTGGGGTGCTGGGATGGCAAGGATGAGCGGATCGCCCGCTGCGAAGGCGCGACCCATTCCTTTGTCGAGGCGGATGCTCGGGAGTGGTTGGTCGGACAGGTTTTGAAGGGGATTTAA
- the trxB gene encoding thioredoxin-disulfide reductase codes for MTTHTTRMLIIGSGPAGLTAAIYGARAGLNPIVVQGLQPGGQLTITTDVENYPGFREAVQGPWLVQEMQAQAEHVGTRMMWDTITSVDLSGPPFRAYGDSGDVYEGDTLVICTGAQAKWLGVDGELQFSGKGVSACATCDGFFYRGKKVVVIGGGNTAVEEALYLTNHSDDVTLIHRRDSLRAERILQERLFAHPKIKVLWNKAVDRFVGAEGGALTGVELTDTVTGETSVEPAQGAFVAIGHAPATELFKDKLAVDDGGYLIVEPGTPKTAIPGVFAAGDVMDHTYRQAVTAAGTGCMAALDAERFVAALDFASREKVAG; via the coding sequence ATGACGACCCATACGACTCGCATGCTGATCATCGGTTCGGGCCCGGCGGGGCTGACCGCGGCCATCTATGGCGCGCGCGCCGGTTTGAACCCCATCGTCGTGCAGGGCTTGCAGCCCGGCGGCCAGCTGACCATCACCACCGATGTCGAGAACTACCCCGGCTTCCGCGAGGCCGTGCAGGGCCCCTGGCTGGTGCAGGAGATGCAGGCCCAGGCCGAGCATGTCGGCACGCGCATGATGTGGGACACGATCACCTCGGTCGATCTCTCGGGCCCGCCGTTCCGCGCCTATGGCGATTCGGGCGATGTCTATGAGGGCGACACGCTGGTGATCTGCACTGGCGCCCAGGCCAAGTGGCTGGGCGTGGATGGCGAGCTGCAGTTCTCGGGCAAGGGCGTCTCGGCCTGCGCTACCTGCGACGGCTTTTTCTATCGCGGCAAGAAGGTCGTGGTGATCGGCGGCGGCAACACCGCTGTCGAGGAAGCGCTCTATCTGACGAACCACTCGGATGACGTCACCCTGATCCACCGCCGCGACAGCCTGCGCGCCGAGCGCATCCTGCAGGAGCGCCTCTTCGCGCATCCCAAGATCAAGGTGCTGTGGAACAAGGCCGTCGACCGCTTCGTGGGCGCCGAGGGCGGCGCGCTGACCGGCGTGGAACTGACCGACACCGTGACCGGCGAAACGTCGGTGGAACCGGCACAGGGCGCCTTCGTGGCGATCGGCCATGCGCCCGCGACCGAGCTGTTCAAGGACAAGCTGGCGGTGGACGACGGCGGCTACCTGATCGTCGAGCCCGGCACGCCCAAGACGGCAATCCCCGGCGTGTTCGCGGCGGGCGACGTGATGGATCACACCTATCGTCAAGCCGTCACCGCCGCCGGTACGGGCTGCATGGCGGCTCTGGACGCGGAGCGGTTTGTGGCTGCGCTGGATTTCGCTTCGCGTGAGAAAGTCGCGGGGTAA